GTTACAGGTGATAGCACATCTTCTACCGACCTCTCCGCCCAAAGCCAAACACTACCTGAGGACGTTTCATGCGCCAACTAAACACGACACTCGCGAGATTTTGACTAAGTCTTCTAGCAAGCTCCGACCACTCCAAGGTCGAGGTGGTACCATTGGAACAAACACTTTAAGAGAAAGAAAGCTCAGTCACTCATTCTCACTATATCGTCACCATTTTTCGACAAATTTGTAGGTATAATTGTGACTTTTAAAGCTTATCTCAGTGACAGTACCAAATGTTTGGGCTAAAAAGTGATACCATGACGATTTATTTTTTAAAGAGTTATTGATagaatatgtatatatttatttagcgtatatgtatatatttagaCGATAGTTAATTGTATTTATTAGGTAATATTTGTTTCCTCATTATTAGCCTAATATCACGCTTGTAACCGTTGGCAATTGTTGTATATTATGAACCTTTGACTATCAATGAAAGGCAGGGAATTATATTCTTTCATGGTATCACGAGACTGAGGTTTTCTCTCGCTTCCGCAACCTTACCCAGTTACCTTCCTATTCATCCTCCCTCTTTCTTTTCATTATATTGCTATCCACCATGGCTGAAACTTCCAAATTTCATTCAGCCTTAGCCATCACCAATGTGAAAACTCTCATCCCCATCACATTGGACTTGGAATCAAGACAGTACCATTCATGGGCGGCGTTATTCAAGGTTCAAGCCAGGGTTCATAACGTGCTTGACCATATCATCCCACCCACTGATGCAAAAGAGAAAGCTGCGTATGACAAGGCCAAAGCCGAGGATCTCCCTCTCTGGAAACGACTTGATGCGGCGGTCTTACAGTGGATTTATGCCACGTTCTCCTTCGACATCCTCACCTCCATTCTCATCGATGATGACTCGGCTGAACATGCTTGGCACAGTGTTGCGGATCTCTTTCATGATAATAAAAACTCAAGggccttgtatctcaataaggcATTCACCAACACAAGTCTTGCGGATTTTTCGACGACAAATGCATATTGCAATCGTCTCAAAAGTCTTGCCGATCAACTCGCCAATGTCAGAGCTCCCGTCAATGATCAAAGTATGATTTTGAGAATGCTACAAGGATTGACAGAACAATATTCTAATTTTGTCACTGTGATGCAAAACAAGAAAAGCCTACCAAGTTTTGCTATAGCTCGTTCCAAACTCGCCTTGGAGGAGACCACCATTTTAGAGCGAGCAAAACAAGAATCTGCCCTTGTAGCCCATTCCCAAACTTCAGATGATGATATGAATCACCAAAATCCTTCTCAAGGTAATtctaatcataataatcatcataataataataatcatcgTGACAAAAATGGTACAAACAGAAAAAACAATAAGAATTCTGGCGGTCGGAACTCTGGCAAGGGTGGTCGAAACTTTGGCAGTGGTTCAGCTGGTGGGTCCGGTAGTGGTGGCGGACGTGGAAGACACCCACAACAATGGCAGCCTGGGTCTTGGATGCAGTGGGCTCCATGGATTTGCCCTCCTTCTCCATATCCTTCCT
The genomic region above belongs to Humulus lupulus chromosome 1, drHumLupu1.1, whole genome shotgun sequence and contains:
- the LOC133779563 gene encoding uncharacterized protein LOC133779563 encodes the protein MAETSKFHSALAITNVKTLIPITLDLESRQYHSWAALFKVQARVHNVLDHIIPPTDAKEKAAYDKAKAEDLPLWKRLDAAVLQWIYATFSFDILTSILIDDDSAEHAWHSVADLFHDNKNSRALYLNKAFTNTSLADFSTTNAYCNRLKSLADQLANVRAPVNDQSMILRMLQGLTEQYSNFVTVMQNKKSLPSFAIARSKLALEETTILERAKQESALVAHSQTSDDDMNHQNPSQGNSNHNNHHNNNNHRDKNGTNRKNNKNSGGRNSGKGGRNFGSGSAGGSGSGGGRGRHPQQWQPGSWMQWAPWICPPSPYPSYNNWARPTFTPRPPQHGLLGPKPQ